From Bradyrhizobium symbiodeficiens, the proteins below share one genomic window:
- a CDS encoding NAD(P)H-dependent flavin oxidoreductase → MPIATSLTTLLEISHPVLLAPMDVIAGSRLVAAVSCAGGFGILGGGYGERIWLEQETAKLASLSAPFGIGFITWSLAKRPELLDIALAAKPSAIMLSFGDPAPFAARIKSAGARLICQVQDEAMARQALDAGADILIAQGTEAGGHGASRTTVDLVPAIVDLAAGVPVVAAGGIADGRGLAAMMMLGASGVLLGTRFYASVEADGAEEAKRRICAANSGSTLRGIIFDLSRNNVWPAPFTGRCLVNDHARRWIGREVELMQNVAAVAAEYTAAKAAGNFDVAAVIAGEAVGLIHDIPPAAEIVGRIAVEAEQLLAGRRNSIASVARI, encoded by the coding sequence ATGCCGATCGCGACATCGCTGACCACGCTACTTGAGATCAGCCATCCCGTCCTGCTGGCGCCGATGGATGTCATCGCGGGCAGCCGTCTGGTCGCGGCGGTGAGCTGTGCCGGCGGCTTTGGCATTCTGGGCGGCGGCTATGGCGAGAGGATTTGGCTGGAGCAGGAGACGGCGAAGCTCGCCTCCCTGTCCGCGCCGTTCGGGATCGGCTTCATCACATGGAGCCTTGCCAAGCGGCCCGAGCTTCTCGACATCGCGCTGGCGGCAAAGCCTTCGGCGATCATGTTGTCGTTTGGCGATCCCGCGCCGTTCGCAGCCAGGATCAAGTCAGCCGGCGCGCGTCTGATCTGCCAGGTTCAGGACGAAGCGATGGCGCGACAGGCGCTCGATGCCGGCGCCGATATTCTGATCGCGCAGGGAACGGAGGCGGGCGGTCACGGCGCCTCCCGCACCACGGTCGATCTCGTGCCTGCGATCGTCGATCTTGCCGCGGGCGTGCCGGTGGTCGCTGCCGGCGGCATTGCCGACGGGCGCGGGCTCGCCGCCATGATGATGCTGGGCGCGAGCGGCGTGCTGCTCGGCACGCGCTTCTATGCGAGCGTGGAGGCTGACGGTGCGGAGGAGGCCAAGCGGCGCATCTGCGCGGCGAACAGCGGTTCGACGTTGCGCGGCATTATCTTCGATCTCTCCCGCAACAATGTCTGGCCGGCGCCGTTTACCGGCCGATGCCTGGTCAATGATCACGCCCGGCGCTGGATCGGCCGCGAAGTCGAGCTGATGCAGAATGTCGCCGCAGTCGCGGCGGAATATACGGCGGCAAAAGCCGCCGGAAATTTCGACGTCGCGGCCGTCATCGCGGGCGAGGCGGTCGGACTGATCCATGATATTCCACCGGCAGCCGAGATCGTCGGTCGGATTGCGGTTGAAGCGGAGCAGCTTCTTGCCGGCCGCCGCAACTCCATCGCGTCCGTCGCCCGAATCTAG
- a CDS encoding LysR family transcriptional regulator translates to MELGDLKTFAAVARSGGITRAAEELNTVQSNVTQRVKALEAEIGTPLFERHSRGMTLTGAGKRLLPYAQRMAALSREAVLAARDDGEPKGPLAIGSMETTAAVRLPPLLADFHRRCPAVRLSLRTAPTADLVASVLEGALDGAFIAGPIAHDDLTATSAFREELVLVSARRWASLAELRAGTPESGPTALVFRTGCTYRQRLEQIFVEFGWPSAARFELGTLDGMIGCVAADMGVTLLPRAVVERSAMNGTVSIHTLSASHARVETLFIQRRTGHQSSALAGFAACLKTDEDVIAA, encoded by the coding sequence ATGGAACTCGGCGACCTCAAGACCTTTGCCGCAGTTGCCCGCAGCGGTGGCATCACCCGCGCTGCGGAAGAGCTGAACACCGTGCAATCCAACGTCACCCAGCGCGTCAAGGCGCTGGAGGCGGAGATCGGCACGCCGCTGTTCGAACGCCACAGCCGCGGCATGACACTGACCGGCGCCGGCAAGCGCCTTTTGCCTTACGCGCAACGGATGGCCGCGCTCTCGCGCGAGGCCGTGCTGGCCGCGCGCGACGACGGCGAGCCGAAGGGACCGCTTGCGATCGGCTCGATGGAGACGACCGCGGCGGTGCGGCTGCCGCCGCTGCTCGCCGATTTCCACCGCCGCTGTCCCGCCGTGCGCCTTTCCTTGCGTACCGCACCGACCGCCGACCTCGTCGCAAGCGTGCTCGAAGGTGCGCTCGATGGTGCCTTCATCGCAGGGCCGATCGCCCACGACGACCTCACTGCGACGAGCGCCTTCCGCGAGGAGCTGGTGCTGGTCAGCGCGCGGCGCTGGGCTTCGCTTGCCGAGCTGCGCGCCGGCACGCCGGAGTCCGGCCCGACCGCGCTGGTGTTCCGCACCGGCTGCACCTACCGCCAGCGCCTCGAGCAGATCTTCGTCGAGTTCGGCTGGCCTTCCGCCGCGCGCTTCGAGCTCGGCACACTCGACGGCATGATCGGCTGCGTCGCCGCCGACATGGGCGTGACGTTGCTGCCGCGCGCAGTCGTCGAACGCAGCGCGATGAATGGCACCGTCTCGATCCACACCCTCAGCGCTTCGCATGCCCGGGTCGAGACACTCTTCATCCAGCGTCGCACCGGACATCAATCCAGCGCGCTGGCCGGCTTTGCCGCTTGCCTGAAAACCGACGAGGACGTCATCGCAGCCTGA